The Pirellulales bacterium genome segment GAAAAGATCGGGTCGATGATGATCGGCACGGCGCCCAGCATCGCCGCGCTGGCGGTCAACAGAATCGGCCGCAAACGCACGACGCGGCTTTCCATGATCGCGTCGAACAGCGAGCGGCCGCGGGCCAGCGAAAGGTGAATGAAATCGACCAGGATGATCGAGTCGCGCGTGACGATGCCCGACAGAGCGATCATGCCGATCATGCCCGTGGCCGTGAAATAGACCGGGTCGAGGTAACCGCCCACGTGCTGCGCCTGCAAGGCATTCAACAGCCAGAAACCGGGCATCACGCCCAAGATCGTCAGCGGGATCGCTAGCATGACCACCATGGGGATGGTGAACGAGCCGGTCTGGGCCACGAGCAGAATGTAGATGCCGATCATCGCGGCGCCGAAGGCCAGGCCCAGGTCGCGGAACACGTCGAGCGTGATTTTCCATTCGCCCTCCCCGGCGAAGTCGACCCGGATGCCGGCCGGCAGCGACCATAACAGCCCGCTGCCGTTGGAGAAGAACGTCCGCTCTTCGACCGGCCGGGGCGCTTGGCTCGTGAAAGGCGTGTTGCTAGAACCAGTGCCGGAGACGGAGAGAGGGAGAGAGGGAGGGAGCGAGCGATGCCGAATCTCTCCGTCTCCCCGTCTCCCACTCTCTCCGTCTCGCTGCGCCCCAGCCACCGATGCTTTCGGCAGCGTACCGCGGCGGTCGGCCAGCACGTCCACCACTACGTCGGCGGGCGGGCGGCCCGCCGTTTCGGCGAACACATAGGCCACACGCTGCAGGTTCTTATGGTAAATCATCTGGTCGACGCGGGCCGTCGCCCACCGCCCCAACTCGGCCAGCGGAACGAGCTGGCCGCCGTCGCCCTTGACTTGCAGCCGCGTCAGGTCGGCCGCACTGGTCCGCCGGACAATGGGCAGCAGCAGCTCGATGCGCAACGGGTTGCGTTCCGTGTCGTTGCGAATCACACCCACGGTGCTTCCCGCCAATACCGCGCGCAGCGTTTGGGCGATTTGCTCGGTGCTGACGCCGTTCAGCGCGGCCTTTTCTTTGTCGGTGACGAAGGTCAGCCTGCGCTGGGCCGCCTCGCGGATGTCGTCCACGTCCACCACGTTCGGCTCCTGGCTGAGGCGTGCCCGGACCGTGTCGGCGGCCAAGAGAAGGTCGTCATAGCGATGATCGGGCTGACCGTAAACCTCGGCCACCACGCTGGCCATCACCGGCGGACCGGGCGGCGTTTCCACCAGTTTCAGGCGCGCCTCGTGCCGGTCGGCGACGGTCTGCAGCTCGTTTCGCATCCGCAGGCCGATTGCATGGCTTTGCAGGCCGCGGTTTTTCTTGCCGGCCAGATTGATGCGCAGCTCGGCCACGTTGTCGCCGCGCCGCAAATAGTAGTGCCGCACCAGCCCGTTGAAATCCATGGGCGAGGCCACGCCGACGTAGCTCGTGAAGTCGGCCACTTCGGGCACGCTCCGCAGATACTCTTCGAAATCGCGGACGGCCGCGTCGGACCGTTCCAGCGTCGTGCCTTCGTCGAAGTCGAGCACCAGCAGTAGCTCGTTCTTGTTGTCGAACGGCAGCATCTTGAGCGGCACGCTGCGCGTGGCGGCCAGCCCCATCGCGCCCACCGTCAGCCCGGCGATGACCAACAGAAACGTCCAGGCCACCCGCCGCGAGTGCAACAGCGGCGCCATCAAGGGATAGAAGATTTTGTAGAGCCGCGATTGCTTGACGGCCTGCAGGTCGTGCGCGTCGTGCTCGCCGTGCCCCGGCGTGCCGCCGCCTTCATACTTGTGCCGCAGCGCATGGTAGGCCAGCCAGGGCGTGATCGTGAACGCGACGAGCATCGACATGAGCATCGTCACGGGCACGTTGAGCGCCATCGGACGCATATAAGGCCCCATCATGCCGGTGATGAAAAACATCGGCAGAAAGCTGACGATCACCGCCAGCGTGGCCGTGATCAGCGGCGGCCGGATTTCGGCCACGGCTTCCAGCACGATGCGGCGAGTGGCCTTCTTGCGCAGGGCGAAGTGCCGGGCGATGTTCTCCACGTCGACGATCGGATCGTCCACCAACAGCCCCAGCGACAGGATGAGTGCGAACAGCGTCACGCGGTTGATCGTGAAACCGAACAGCAGATTCACCGCCAGCGTCAGCCCGAACACGACCGGTACGGCCACGGCCACGATCAGCGCCTCGCGCCACCCCAGGCCCAAGCTCAACAGCGCCACCACGATCACGACGGCGACGGCCAGCCCCTCGACCAGCTCGTTCACCTTGTCGTCGGCGGTGAGGCCGTAATTCCTGGTGATGACGAGCTGCATATCGTCGGGCACGATCGTGCGGCGCAGGGTTTCGGCCTCGTCGAGCACGGCTTCAGCGACCCACACGGCGTTGGAGCCTTTTTTCTTGGCGATGGCAATGGTGACGGCCGGCATCGCCTGGCCGCCGGATCCTGCAGTTGGTTCGACCGTTGTGTGGCCAGGCTCTGCCCCAGCCACCAGCGTCGAGGGAAAGTCTTCCTCCCGCGTGAATCCGCGGGCCGGCCCCCAACCGTGCCGCACGTAGCTGGCGACTTCTTCCGGTCCGTCGTCGACTTGGGCGATGTCCTTCAAGAAGACCGGCTCCTGGTTGAACACGCCCACGACGAGATCGCCCAATTGCGCGGCGTCGCTGAAACGCTGGCCGGCGGCGACGTCGATCACGCGATCGCCGGCGCGGAAATCGCCCGCCGTGAGGTGGACGTTGGCGGCGGAAATCGACCGCTGAACGTCGAGCGGCGAGATGCCGTGCCCGGCCAGATCGTCGGGATCGAGCAGCACGCGAACGACCCGCGGTCGGCCGCCGACGACATAGGCCCGCGAAACGTCCTTGGCCCCGGCCAGCCGTTGGGCGATTTCTTCGCCTACGCGGCGCAGCGTCATGTCGTCCGACGTCGGGCTGGCCAGCGTCAGCGTCAAGATCGGCACGTCGTCGATCTCGACCGGCTTGACCACCCAGCCGCTGACGCCGGGCGGCACGATGTCGCGGTTCTCGTCGATCTTCTTGAACAGTTTCACCAGGCTCCGCTCGCGGTCTTCGCCCACGTAAAAGCGGACCGTGACGATCGCCTGGTCTTCGCGGCTCATCGAGTAGACGTATTCCACGCCGTCGATCTGGTAGAGAATCTTTTCCAGCGGCGTGGCGACCAATTGTTCGACTTCGGCCGCGGCGTGTCCGGGAAAGCTCACATAGACGTCGGCCAGGGGCACGATGATTTGCGGATCTTCCTCGCGCGGCGTGACCCCCAGCGCCACCAGGCCCACCACCGTGGCCAGCAGCACCAGGACCAGCGAGAGATTCGAGTCGAGGAAAACCTTCACCACCTTATTGGTGAATTGATGTTCCTGGCCCGCGGCGTGGCCTTCGATCATGAGGCTACCCCACGACCATTTTGGTCCGCCGGCAACACGACTTGCTCGCCTTCACGCAGACCGGAGAGCACCTCGACGTCGTTGTCAAATCGCCGTCCGGTGCGGACCGCGCGCCGCACGGTGCGGCCGCGATCGACGACGCGTACCAACTCGAGCTGCCCGACGTTGCTGACGGCCTGCCGCGGAACGACGAGCACCTCTTCTTGCTCCAGTGGAATCAGCATCCGCGCGAACATTCCGGGGTAGACGCCCTTGGGGCCGGTGCCCGCCACCTTCACCAGAAACGCCCGGCTGGCGGTCCGCGCTTCAGGAACGATCTCGCTGATCTTTCCGCTGTAGCGCCCGCTCAGCCCTTCGATTTCCACGCCGATGTCCTGCCCCACTTCGAGCCGCTGCGCCAACGACTCGCGCACGCTGGCGACGAGCTGCATGCGTTGAGGATCGAACATGGTGAGGAGCACTTGTCCGGGCATGACCAGGTCGCCCACGTCGACCTTTTTGTCGATCACGGTGCCGTCCATCGGCGAGAGGATGGTGGCCCAATCGAGCGTGGCCTGGACTTCGTTGACCGTCTCCTTGGCGCGGCGCAGCTCGGCTTGCAGCGAGGTGAGCGTGGTGGTGATTCTGTCGTACTCCTGGCGACTGACGGCGCCCGTTTTCACCAGGGACCCGTACCGCTGTTCATCGGTGACGGCCTGGTTATAGCCGGCCTCCGCCGAGACGGCCGCCGCTTGCGCCTGTTCGAGCTTGGCGCGCAGGTCGGCGTCGTCGAGCCGGACGAGCACCTCGCCGGCCCGCACGTGCTGTCCGGCCTTGAGGTTGACTTCGACGACGCGCGCCAGCAGCTTCGAGCCGATCGTGGTTTCGTGTACTGCCCGAATCGTTCCCACCGCCGACTCGACGAGCGGCACACGCAGGACGCGGACCGCAACGACCCGGCCTGAAACCTCAGCCGGTTCCGCGGGACCGGGCCGTGGGGCGGCCGCCACTTTGGGTTCGAACTTCCCGGCCAGCCACAGCAAGAGCACCGTCACTCCAGCGGCGAACGCCAGCGCTATCAGGGCGCGGCCTGCTAGATCCATCACACGTCGCCAGCGTTCGGTCAGTCGGGACATTCGCATGAGGGATGAGGGATGAGGGATCAACGGCTGAATTGCGAAAGGCAGTTTCGATGCCAAAGCGAGTTGGGCGGCATTCCGGCCGGGATTACGAAGAAAGCTGACGCTGCGGGCGCGCCAGAATTGTGCGAAAACGCGCGCTTAGCGCGCGGCACGGCCGCGTAGCGTAAGCGTCCTCGCTTGCGCCAGTCGTGGAACGGAGACGATAGGCGATGCCCGGTTCGACGCACCGGGGCATCGCTTGGCCGCCACGCTCTTGAAGGGCGCCAGCCGCTATCAGGCCAAGCTCTGCCCCGGCCACCGGCGCGCTGGCTGAAGAATGCGGCAAATGGCTGGCGAAGGCCGGGCCTCGCGAACCGCTTTTCCTCGCCGGCAAAACGTCTCATTCTCGGCCGCGTGAAGTATCGATCAAGAACAAACTTCGTGAATCACGCGTCCTTGCACGTCGGTCAAGCGAAAGTCGCGGCCGCCGGAACGGAATGTGAGCCGCTCGTGGTCGAGGCCCAAAAGGTGCAAGATCGTGGCGTGCAGGTCGTGAAGGGTGCAGATGTTTTCGACCGCGAACATGCCCAGCTCGTCGGTTGCTCCGTAGACGGTTCCGCCCTTCGTGCCGCCGCCCGCAAGCCAAACGCTGAAGCCTTCGGGATGATGGTCGCGACCGTCGCGGCCGGCCGAGTGCGGCGTGCGGCCGAACTCGCCCGCCCAGACCACCAACGTGTCGTCGAACAGCCCGCGGGCCTTCAGGTCGCGAATCAAGGCGGCGATCGCGCGATCGGTGTCCAAGGCGTTCTTCTCGTGGCCCGCCTTGAGGTTGCCGTGCTGGTCCCAGGTGCCATTCGAGTTGCCGGGCGGACACGTGATCTCGACGAACCGCACGCCCGACTCGATCAGCCGCCGCGCACGCAGGCATTGAATGCCGTACAGCCGCTGGGAAGGAATGTCGGAATCAATACCGTAAAGCCGCTGGGTGGACCGCGTCTCGCGGCCCAGGTCCAGCACGTCGGGCACCAGCGATTGCATGCGATACGCCATCTCGTAGTTTTTGATCGCTGATTCCACCGCGTCGCTGCCGGCCAGCGATTGTGCGAACGCCTGGTCTTCCTCGACCAGCAACGCCAGCTTGGCCCGTTGCAGACGCGCGTCGCGATCGGCCGGTTCGATGTTTTCGATGGG includes the following:
- a CDS encoding efflux RND transporter permease subunit, with the translated sequence MIEGHAAGQEHQFTNKVVKVFLDSNLSLVLVLLATVVGLVALGVTPREEDPQIIVPLADVYVSFPGHAAAEVEQLVATPLEKILYQIDGVEYVYSMSREDQAIVTVRFYVGEDRERSLVKLFKKIDENRDIVPPGVSGWVVKPVEIDDVPILTLTLASPTSDDMTLRRVGEEIAQRLAGAKDVSRAYVVGGRPRVVRVLLDPDDLAGHGISPLDVQRSISAANVHLTAGDFRAGDRVIDVAAGQRFSDAAQLGDLVVGVFNQEPVFLKDIAQVDDGPEEVASYVRHGWGPARGFTREEDFPSTLVAGAEPGHTTVEPTAGSGGQAMPAVTIAIAKKKGSNAVWVAEAVLDEAETLRRTIVPDDMQLVITRNYGLTADDKVNELVEGLAVAVVIVVALLSLGLGWREALIVAVAVPVVFGLTLAVNLLFGFTINRVTLFALILSLGLLVDDPIVDVENIARHFALRKKATRRIVLEAVAEIRPPLITATLAVIVSFLPMFFITGMMGPYMRPMALNVPVTMLMSMLVAFTITPWLAYHALRHKYEGGGTPGHGEHDAHDLQAVKQSRLYKIFYPLMAPLLHSRRVAWTFLLVIAGLTVGAMGLAATRSVPLKMLPFDNKNELLLVLDFDEGTTLERSDAAVRDFEEYLRSVPEVADFTSYVGVASPMDFNGLVRHYYLRRGDNVAELRINLAGKKNRGLQSHAIGLRMRNELQTVADRHEARLKLVETPPGPPVMASVVAEVYGQPDHRYDDLLLAADTVRARLSQEPNVVDVDDIREAAQRRLTFVTDKEKAALNGVSTEQIAQTLRAVLAGSTVGVIRNDTERNPLRIELLLPIVRRTSAADLTRLQVKGDGGQLVPLAELGRWATARVDQMIYHKNLQRVAYVFAETAGRPPADVVVDVLADRRGTLPKASVAGAQRDGESGRRGDGEIRHRSLPPSLPLSVSGTGSSNTPFTSQAPRPVEERTFFSNGSGLLWSLPAGIRVDFAGEGEWKITLDVFRDLGLAFGAAMIGIYILLVAQTGSFTIPMVVMLAIPLTILGVMPGFWLLNALQAQHVGGYLDPVYFTATGMIGMIALSGIVTRDSIILVDFIHLSLARGRSLFDAIMESRVVRLRPILLTASAAMLGAVPIIIDPIFSGLAWSLIFGLFASTLFTLFVIPVAYWLLYANVPGHGLPRSLMDAEA
- a CDS encoding efflux RND transporter periplasmic adaptor subunit, which translates into the protein MSRLTERWRRVMDLAGRALIALAFAAGVTVLLLWLAGKFEPKVAAAPRPGPAEPAEVSGRVVAVRVLRVPLVESAVGTIRAVHETTIGSKLLARVVEVNLKAGQHVRAGEVLVRLDDADLRAKLEQAQAAAVSAEAGYNQAVTDEQRYGSLVKTGAVSRQEYDRITTTLTSLQAELRRAKETVNEVQATLDWATILSPMDGTVIDKKVDVGDLVMPGQVLLTMFDPQRMQLVASVRESLAQRLEVGQDIGVEIEGLSGRYSGKISEIVPEARTASRAFLVKVAGTGPKGVYPGMFARMLIPLEQEEVLVVPRQAVSNVGQLELVRVVDRGRTVRRAVRTGRRFDNDVEVLSGLREGEQVVLPADQNGRGVAS
- a CDS encoding DUF1501 domain-containing protein; the protein is MIDRTRCSPSRCPGRRPAALNRREALAAAANGFGLLALAGLSHGNAAAAPAASPTGPHFAPRAKRVIFCFMDGGVSHVDSFDPKPALDAADGKPFTESKNPTASGNRQWLKSPWVFRRHGESGMPVSDLFPHIAACADDLAVIRSMKADLPVHSSGVLRLHTGVNNAGRPSLGSWTTYGLGSENENLPGFVVLSFGVVPCGGLESFSSGFLPANHQATLLNADGTPIENIEPADRDARLQRAKLALLVEEDQAFAQSLAGSDAVESAIKNYEMAYRMQSLVPDVLDLGRETRSTQRLYGIDSDIPSQRLYGIQCLRARRLIESGVRFVEITCPPGNSNGTWDQHGNLKAGHEKNALDTDRAIAALIRDLKARGLFDDTLVVWAGEFGRTPHSAGRDGRDHHPEGFSVWLAGGGTKGGTVYGATDELGMFAVENICTLHDLHATILHLLGLDHERLTFRSGGRDFRLTDVQGRVIHEVCS